GGCGGCCGTCAGCACCCACTGAGGGGCAATCAGGGTCCCGCCACAAGTGTGGTGCCAAGATCCAGAGCTCTCGTACTGCAGTGAGATCTGTGATGGCAGAGGCACGGGGTCAGAGCAGGAATGtccccacccctgtccccacccccaTCCCCGTGCCCCCCTTACCTGCCAGGGCCAGCTGTGGGCTACGGCGTCTTCCCCGCCCACCACGCGGGTGCCCAGCTGTGGTGGCACGGCCGGCTGGCCACATCCGTAGGCTGTGTGACACCCGGAACAGGGATATCAGAGGCTGCCTGAGCCCATGCCCAGGGCCATGGCAGGCACCAGGGTCCCGTTCCCCCCTGCCCcgtcccctccccatcccctgcaCTCACCATAGCCCAGCAGCACAACGAGACAGACGGCTCCCAGCATGGTTGTGCTTGACCAAAGGTGCTGCACTGGGGCTGCTCACCCTTCTTATAGGGCCTGGGGACCTTGGAGTGGCCCCTCCTGCCGCTGCCATGTGGGGACTCTCCCACGCTGGGGGCACGGGGCTCCTCAGCCCCATCGACCCATCTTATCAcactccctgtccctcctgggaACGGCCACATCTGCCCATCGTGTGCTGGCACCACGATGGGATGTGTCAGAGACAcctggccctgctctgggatgggCAGGGTCCCTCCTGGGGGGCAGCTGGTGGGTGCCCCATCCGCACTGCTCTCTGTGGGGTGCTGGTCAGCCCTGCTGTACCCCAAACTCGAGCACCAActgccccagggcacagccccccaCACCACCACCCCTCAGGGACAAGGTCCCGTTATCTCATGCTCGACATGGCCAAGACCAGCCAAACCCCACAGGTGCCACAGGGTTGCTCAGGGGGCaggtgccagcagtgctgctgatgGCCTTCAAGAGCACTGTGTCCCCACACCTGGATCGtgccctgctgcttcccatgCCCATGTCCCCACATTGCCAAGCGTCACTCCTGTtccctgccacctcctgcaGTGGCCACCTGGTGCCCACAGTCACACCCCACTCCCCAGGCTCCTTCCCCCCACCCAAGCCCCCACCACAGACATGCCCGTCCCACGGCTGCAACCACAGCACCCAGCACTtaagaaatataatatttatttgggattaaattaaaaaaaacataacacACCCCCTATATTGCCACTCGGGGGACAGTGTGGGACAAATGTGGGTCTTTACAGCCACCCACCAACACAGGAGCCTCAATGATGATGATGGCAACCACTTGTGGCCACCACGCTCACCCTCCCAGGCTGAATACAACATGAAAAAACATAATACGGCCCCACgagccagcagctgcctttCTGCATGTCTTCGACCAAAACAGAGACACAGCTCCTGGGGGCTCCATGCCAGCAGGGTGGGCAACCACCCCCcagcaccacacacacacacacacacacacacacagagcccgTCTGCCAGCACCTGGCCCTCGCCACAGCCTTTGTCACCCGTGTCACATGTGGCAATACCGACAGACACAGAGCCAGCACGGCCACCACAACACCCACCACGGCCACCTGGGCAAGCCCCCATCCTGCAAACTTCCCAGCGCACACACAACAGACAACAGTCCAGGCACAGGTGTCCCAGGGACGGGCACTCTGGACACGGCTCCCCTGGgactcagcagcagcaacccCCGGCGCAGCTGCGGGCATGGAAcaggggctgctcagggtggggggcatgctggggatggggggggggcaCGAACAACACCTACAGACACCACAGcaagaggggaggggggagctggggccgACCGGGCTCTGCCAGCAAGGTGGGCGCTGTGCCGAGCCCGCGCCGGGATCTCGTTGGCAGCCGGAGCAGCACGTGGCTCTGGCATCGCTCCCGGCGCCGTTGTCACGTGGCACATGCAGCGTTCCCAGCCCGGGCACCGCTGACCAGTCCTGCCCAGCCCCGTCACTGCGTGAAGGTGGACTGCAGCTCCTTGAAGGCCGCCTTCCTCTGCTTCAGCTCCTCCGCctgcttcttcttctcctcctgctccgCCCTGATCTCCTCCTCAAAGCGGCTGGCTTCGTTGATGGCTTGTGCCTGTGGATGGACATGTCCAGCTGGGACCAAGCCCTCCTGCACACCCCAACATCTCTACCTCCCACCCGCCCATCACCTGGCACCAAACTGCCCGCGTGCATCACCGTCCTGCAGTGGGATCCCTCTGCCCAGCACCTGCCTCACCTTGGCCTCGAAGAAGTTCTTGGCGCCTTTCACCCCCTCCGTGGAGACGTCGATCTCAGAGAGCCGGGCCAGGGCGTGCAACCCgctgtcctcctgcagctctcctgctgctgccttccgGAAAATCAGCAGGAACTGCGAGGGGAGATAGTGGTATCAGCTTCCTACAGACCCCAAAGCCTCCATGGTCCCTCCCCACCTTCTCTCCACCATGAACAGCAGCTGGGGACACCTCCCTGCCAGCGTGgagcccctcagcccctctcACCCCTCACCTCTCGAAAGCTGAGCTTGCTGTCCAGGTCTTCATCCACCTCCTTGATCATGTTCTTCAGGCCCAGGTGTGTCTGTGGAGCCCCCAGCTTCTCCATCATCAGCTTCAGCTCCATCAGGTCAATGAAGCCGTCTTTCCCTGCGTCGTACCTGTGGGATGGAGGCAGAGCCCATGCAGCCCCTTGCAGTGACCTCCCAGCACCAGACCCCCTGTGTGCACTCACACTGGCCAGGGAATGAGGAGGGATCAGCAAGGACTTGGGCATTGATGATCTCCGGCAGCTTTCCAGACCACAGGGAAGCTGCCTCCGAACCGCTAACAACCCCCCGGAGCATTATCCAGGATCCTGTCTGTGCAGCACTTGGCAGGAGAATCTGCCGGGATGCTGCCAAACCTGCTGCtggctccctgtgccaggagcctGAGCACATGCTCCCCTTGGCTGCGACACAGGATAACAGGCCATGGGGCTAATCCCACTGGGCACTGCTCCCCATgtcaccacctcctcctcctcctcactgtgACACTTCCAGGTGACCCATCCCCACTGCCCAGAGCCTCTGACATCCCATGCTCCAACATGGCCAGGTGCCTGGGCTTGGCCAAGAGCTCCAGATGCAGCTCTGCTCACCAGTCCTGCCTTTGGACCCTCTCaggagcaacctgctctagtggaatgtgtctctgcccatggcagggggaccTCCTTGGGGGGTCCCTCCTTAGACCCCTGCCTGTGGCCACACCActgtcccctccagcctcccaccaacagcccctctgtcccctccctctgtccctgcgTGTGGTGCCATGGGCTGTGCCGGTGGCACACTGGCATGGCACAGTGGGATCCCAGTGGggagccagcacagagccatGCTTGGTACAGCTCCACATGCTGTAGGTGGGCAGCTACATGCTGCACTCATCGTGACAGGGCTTTTTCTTTGTGTGCCTTGTCGCTGCAGCAGCCACGCAGAGCCCCGGCTCCCCACGCCGCAGGTCCGTGACTCATCTGTACCTTCCCTGCTGCCGTCTGCTCTGTCCGTGTCTCCAGCAGTGCCTTCCTGACCTCCCAAGCTgacagggaccccaaaacacagctctggcCATGCtcacctctgcctgctgctgccatcaCCCTGGGAGTGGGGCTGTGGGCTCAGACCTCACATGGTTTCTGCCTCCAAGACCCCTCTCGgagcatagaatcatagagtcatggaGTGGGGTTgcaaaggaccttaaagaccacccagTTCCACTCTCTACCATGGTTGCTCCTTCTACTATTCAAATTTgcttcaacctggccttggacacttccagggatggggcagccacagcatctctgggcaacctgtgccagggcctctccacccgTAAGGGAAAAATGTGTTCCTAATATgcaatctaaccctgccctctgtcagtttgaagccattgccattctcccttgtcctgtcactccatgcccttgtccaaagtctctctccatcccacatcccacaaAGAGTTTCTCTGCAAGGGGTGAGATGCCCAGCCTGCCTCTATGGCACTGACCCATGGAAGCCATCCCCCAGCTGCAGGGCACTTCCTTGCTCTCAATCCCCTCCTCCCTGTTTTTTTGAGACGCCACCATCCCTCAGCATCTCCCAAAGGGCACCATCTCTCCAGtggcaaggaaaaaacccttctaCACATCACTTTTTCCTCTACACAGCCAGACTGCCACATCCCtaggacagcagcagcagcagtagcagcagtgAGGTCAGCGTgacagggctctgctccagagcaTCCTTCCCTTGGgtgaccccccccccaccccccggcTCCCAAACCTCCCCGGCGCTGCTCCTTTCGCTGCAGCGAGACGCCGCAGCTGTCAGAGCAAACACGTCTGCTCCGCACACCCGCTCCGTCGCCTGCGCGGCGCCGACACCCGCACCGCCATCTGCGCCGCGGCCGGAGCACCCCCGGCACGGCCACCCATCGCCTCCGGCACCGGGAGCCGCAGCTGTGCCCCCCCTCCCGGGACCCCGAGCTGTGCCCCCACGCCGCAGGCTCCCTTCTGCTGCAGTCCCGGGAGATGGTCGCAGCAACCCGCACGTCTGGCTCGCTGCCATGTCCGGGCGGTGGGTTACAGCCCCCTCCGGGAAGACAGAGGGAGCGGGGAGACTCCCTGCACTTCCAGGGGTGATGACAGGGTGGGCGTGCACCCTTACACAGCCCCCCAGCCTTGGGTTTCGAGGGTCGCTGCCTCCATCCTTTCCGCTTCCTCCATCCCCTCGGTCATGCCCGAGTGAGACCACCCGGGACGCTGACGCAGATCCCCCCCGGTGCCAGACGGGATGGGGGGTATTGGCAT
This genomic window from Chiroxiphia lanceolata isolate bChiLan1 chromosome 22, bChiLan1.pri, whole genome shotgun sequence contains:
- the EFHD2 gene encoding EF-hand domain-containing protein D2, which codes for MAAAAEEPEGRRGRGPRPGPAPGSPAGRAVGEGSPGGGGGRRVFSPAGEFREFSRRQLRDMERLFRQYDAGKDGFIDLMELKLMMEKLGAPQTHLGLKNMIKEVDEDLDSKLSFREFLLIFRKAAAGELQEDSGLHALARLSEIDVSTEGVKGAKNFFEAKAQAINEASRFEEEIRAEQEEKKKQAEELKQRKAAFKELQSTFTQ